The Peribacillus sp. FSL E2-0218 genome contains a region encoding:
- a CDS encoding glycoside hydrolase family 32 protein, translating into MVIDRRHQEAIELAAQSIRQNVKKVSGDHWRLNYHISTEAFWMNDPNGFSTFKNEYHLFYQHHPYSAEWGPMFWGHVKSKDLVFWEHLPIALAPSEEYDLDGCFSGSAIEKDGFLYVLYTGNVWTGNDQDTDLRQTQCLAVSEDGIHFNKINQNPVMLSAPKGEIHPHHFRDPKVWKHGDDYYCVVGSRTKDHQGQALLYHSKDLMDWEFMNVMAKSDGKLGYMWECPDFFHLDGHDILMISPQGMEPVDDLYQNLHQAGYIQGKLDYETGLLHYRNFQLLDYGFDFYAPQTIQDLKGRRIMIAWLAMWESEMPEQKNNWAGAMTIPRELTVQDNKILVNPISEFEKLRENAVQYTNITVEGEHTFHQISSDSYEIEVIIEAQASLTFGMKVRRSEALNQETLLMYDRTESLLELNRDRSGSGPKGRRVAPVKLYDNKLCLRIFIDKSSIEVFINHGEKVMSARIYPDQAANGISFFSDKKITLIKFQKWDLNKSISIGSIEGNSSR; encoded by the coding sequence ATGGTGATTGATAGGCGACATCAGGAAGCGATTGAATTGGCAGCGCAATCCATTCGTCAAAACGTTAAGAAAGTTAGCGGGGATCATTGGAGACTCAATTATCATATAAGTACAGAGGCCTTTTGGATGAATGATCCTAATGGGTTCAGTACGTTTAAAAATGAATATCATTTATTTTATCAGCATCATCCCTATAGCGCTGAATGGGGACCTATGTTTTGGGGACATGTAAAAAGTAAGGACCTAGTTTTTTGGGAACATCTACCGATAGCGTTGGCTCCCAGTGAAGAATACGATCTGGATGGTTGCTTTTCAGGTAGTGCCATCGAAAAAGATGGTTTTCTCTATGTCTTGTATACGGGGAATGTTTGGACAGGTAATGATCAAGACACAGATTTACGGCAAACTCAGTGTCTTGCTGTAAGTGAAGATGGCATCCATTTTAATAAAATCAATCAAAATCCCGTCATGTTATCAGCGCCAAAAGGAGAGATCCACCCTCATCATTTTAGGGATCCAAAGGTGTGGAAGCATGGTGATGATTATTATTGTGTGGTCGGATCACGCACAAAGGACCATCAAGGGCAAGCGTTGTTATATCACTCAAAGGATTTAATGGATTGGGAATTTATGAACGTTATGGCAAAGAGTGATGGGAAGTTAGGTTATATGTGGGAATGCCCGGATTTTTTTCATTTAGACGGGCATGACATATTGATGATATCTCCACAAGGGATGGAGCCAGTGGATGATCTTTATCAGAACCTCCATCAAGCGGGATATATTCAAGGCAAGTTAGATTATGAAACTGGCTTGCTCCATTATCGTAACTTTCAACTATTGGATTATGGTTTTGATTTTTATGCTCCACAAACCATTCAAGACCTTAAAGGAAGGCGTATTATGATCGCTTGGTTGGCGATGTGGGAAAGTGAGATGCCTGAACAAAAAAACAATTGGGCAGGGGCTATGACCATTCCACGTGAGTTAACGGTTCAAGACAATAAAATCCTAGTAAATCCTATTTCAGAATTTGAAAAGCTTCGGGAAAATGCTGTTCAATATACCAATATCACGGTTGAGGGCGAACATACTTTCCATCAAATTTCAAGTGATAGTTATGAAATTGAGGTGATCATTGAGGCACAAGCATCTTTAACTTTTGGAATGAAGGTAAGAAGAAGCGAAGCATTAAATCAAGAGACTTTGCTTATGTACGATCGAACGGAAAGCTTGCTTGAGCTTAACAGAGACCGATCAGGAAGCGGTCCTAAAGGACGTAGGGTAGCTCCAGTTAAACTATATGATAATAAACTATGTTTACGTATTTTCATTGATAAATCTTCTATAGAGGTTTTTATCAATCATGGTGAAAAAGTAATGAGTGCCAGGATTTATCCAGACCAGGCAGCCAACGGTATAAGCTTTTTTTCTGATAAAAAGATTACGTTGATAAAATTCCAAAAATGGGATTTAAATAAATCCATATCCATTGGAAGTATTGAAGGCAACAGTAGTCGTTGA
- a CDS encoding amylo-alpha-1,6-glucosidase codes for MEYRVIKENDLFLLTDERGNITENHQYGLGLYAKDTRFLNKLNIKINGEDPILLSSKADENYMATILLTNPHMENDEEVVLWRESIEIQRKRFINNGVLYEAITLKNYSPKRITFSITVEVDADFTDMFIVRGFQTGKVGKRTGQLVKDKSLIFTYQGSDNLSRETSISWDREPAKVTETGEITFHFTLEHAQEEEVVLTIRPQIAGEDEIEILPMTEALHELRTSYKQWECSTTKVKTDHETLQRLITRGLSDIRVLLSDVGYGPFPVAGLPWYGVLFGRDSLITALQMLPFNPEVAKGTLRTLAVHQGKENNPWRDEQPGKIMHEIRYGELANTNQIPFTPYYGTVDATPLFIILLTEYVKWTGDFALLNDLQPNLDAAFAWINEYGDRDGDSFVEYHQESSKGIANQGWKDSADAVVHRNGEFAKSPIALAEVQGYVYQAKMGMASLYQAVHKQAEATLLKDEAALLKAKFNEQFWMEDKSFYAIALDQNKEKVGTITTNPGHVLLSEMLDEDKADKVATMLLSDKMHSGYGIRTMGEDEAAYNPISYHDGSIWPHDNSLIILGLSKTGKQEEANKVMEGLMQAAQHFEYDRLPELFCGYSSKLGKPVKYPVACSPHAWAAATPLTFIQSLLQLFPNSPSKEIHLNPCLLDNMNELNVQGINIGTGILSMTVKREDGQILVSIDENTTGYKVVSSSLQRIDL; via the coding sequence GTGGAATATCGTGTAATCAAGGAAAATGATTTGTTTTTATTAACAGATGAAAGAGGCAATATCACAGAAAACCACCAGTATGGATTAGGACTTTATGCAAAAGATACGAGATTCTTAAATAAACTCAATATTAAAATTAATGGAGAAGATCCCATTTTATTGTCTTCAAAAGCAGATGAGAATTATATGGCGACCATCTTACTTACAAATCCTCATATGGAAAATGATGAAGAAGTAGTTTTATGGAGGGAATCGATAGAAATTCAGAGAAAGCGGTTCATTAACAATGGTGTTTTATATGAGGCAATTACGTTGAAAAATTACTCCCCGAAACGTATTACATTTTCGATCACGGTTGAAGTGGATGCTGATTTTACGGACATGTTCATTGTTCGCGGTTTCCAAACAGGAAAAGTCGGAAAACGAACTGGACAATTGGTTAAAGATAAGTCTTTGATTTTTACATATCAAGGTTCTGATAATCTTTCCCGAGAGACTTCTATCTCCTGGGACAGAGAACCTGCTAAAGTAACTGAGACAGGTGAAATTACATTCCATTTTACATTAGAGCATGCACAAGAAGAGGAGGTCGTGCTAACGATACGACCTCAAATCGCAGGAGAGGATGAAATCGAAATACTCCCCATGACGGAGGCACTTCACGAATTAAGAACATCCTACAAACAATGGGAATGCAGTACTACAAAAGTAAAAACTGACCACGAAACGCTTCAACGGTTAATTACCAGAGGATTAAGTGATATCCGTGTTTTACTTTCCGATGTGGGATATGGTCCATTTCCTGTAGCTGGCTTACCGTGGTATGGTGTTCTGTTTGGGCGCGATAGCTTAATTACAGCCTTGCAGATGCTTCCTTTCAATCCTGAGGTAGCCAAAGGAACATTAAGGACTTTGGCTGTCCATCAAGGAAAAGAAAACAATCCATGGCGTGATGAGCAACCAGGGAAAATCATGCATGAAATTCGTTATGGGGAGTTAGCCAATACAAACCAAATTCCATTTACTCCTTATTACGGTACAGTTGATGCAACCCCTTTATTTATCATCTTACTAACGGAATATGTAAAATGGACAGGTGATTTTGCGTTACTTAATGACTTACAACCTAACCTTGATGCAGCCTTTGCATGGATTAATGAATACGGTGATAGAGATGGAGATTCCTTTGTCGAATATCATCAAGAATCGAGTAAGGGAATTGCCAATCAAGGTTGGAAAGATTCCGCGGACGCTGTAGTCCATAGAAACGGGGAATTTGCAAAAAGTCCAATCGCCCTTGCAGAAGTTCAAGGTTATGTGTATCAAGCGAAAATGGGCATGGCATCATTGTATCAAGCAGTCCATAAACAAGCGGAAGCTACATTGCTAAAAGATGAAGCAGCTCTTCTGAAGGCAAAATTTAATGAACAGTTCTGGATGGAAGATAAATCTTTTTACGCCATTGCCTTGGACCAAAACAAAGAAAAGGTAGGTACCATCACAACCAACCCAGGTCATGTTCTATTATCGGAGATGCTGGATGAAGATAAAGCAGATAAGGTAGCGACCATGCTGTTATCTGATAAAATGCATTCTGGCTATGGCATACGCACCATGGGGGAAGATGAGGCTGCTTATAATCCCATTAGTTATCATGATGGAAGCATTTGGCCTCATGACAACAGTCTCATTATCCTTGGATTAAGTAAAACAGGGAAACAGGAAGAAGCAAATAAAGTCATGGAAGGATTAATGCAAGCGGCCCAACATTTTGAATATGATCGACTGCCTGAGTTATTTTGCGGATATTCATCTAAACTTGGTAAGCCTGTTAAATATCCAGTTGCCTGTTCGCCACATGCTTGGGCAGCTGCCACACCATTAACATTCATCCAGTCGTTGCTTCAATTGTTTCCAAACAGCCCTTCTAAAGAGATACACTTAAACCCGTGCCTGCTGGATAATATGAATGAACTCAACGTGCAAGGAATTAACATTGGTACAGGAATTCTTTCTATGACTGTAAAAAGGGAAGATGGACAAATCCTTGTCTCCATCGATGAAAATACTACAGGTTACAAAGTGGTTTCTTCTTCATTACAACGAATCGACCTTTAA
- a CDS encoding DNA alkylation repair protein: MDFNIVMQELEALSKERTKKMYISNGAHEPLFGVATGAMKPLAKKIKINQRLADELYATGNYDAMYFAGIIADPKAMNESDFNRWMDGAYFYMLSDNVVAVTLSESDLAQDIADKWISSGDELRMSAGWSCYCWLLGNRQDDEFSEIKISNMLDIVKDFIHDSPERTKSAMNNFLYNVGISYLPLHEKAVETAKTVGTVEVKRDKKKNSYLHASDSIEKEIQRGRLGFKRKYVRC; the protein is encoded by the coding sequence ATGGATTTCAATATAGTTATGCAGGAGCTAGAAGCACTCAGTAAGGAACGTACGAAAAAAATGTACATATCCAATGGTGCTCACGAGCCGCTTTTTGGCGTGGCCACTGGTGCGATGAAGCCACTTGCAAAGAAAATAAAAATAAATCAACGTTTAGCTGATGAGCTTTATGCCACAGGTAACTACGATGCGATGTACTTTGCAGGCATTATTGCAGATCCAAAAGCCATGAATGAATCAGATTTTAATCGTTGGATGGATGGAGCGTATTTTTATATGCTTTCCGACAATGTGGTGGCCGTCACCTTATCGGAATCAGATCTTGCACAAGATATTGCAGACAAATGGATCTCAAGCGGCGATGAGCTGAGAATGTCAGCGGGCTGGAGTTGCTATTGCTGGCTTTTAGGCAATCGTCAAGACGATGAATTTTCCGAGATAAAGATTTCCAATATGCTTGATATCGTGAAAGATTTTATTCATGATTCGCCTGAACGAACGAAATCCGCTATGAATAATTTCCTATACAATGTGGGCATTTCCTATTTGCCCCTTCATGAAAAGGCAGTCGAAACCGCAAAGACGGTTGGGACAGTAGAAGTTAAACGAGATAAGAAGAAAAACAGTTACCTACATGCTTCTGACAGTATTGAAAAAGAAATTCAAAGAGGCAGGCTTGGTTTCAAACGCAAATATGTAAGATGTTAA